gcATAAATTAGCTTCACTAACTATgcatgtaagaaaatcttggaatcttaatttgacccacttcccggtcttcgattaggatgaaattttgcacacgctctgaggtCTGATTttaatacatgactagctaagaaacgttacATTACAAacccaatatggcggactggctgtttgaaatacacccccatgatatggatatcaaatgaaagggttttctgtcaggaatacgaaaataagagtcacgtgacttaaatccaatatggcgcaCATGCCATTTGAagtgcacccccatgatatgggtatcaaatgaaagggtttgctgtcaggaatacgaaatcTTTGTTTTCTCCATTTGTAAtctttagtgcgtgctaaatgcgtgttttttagttttttaaatattattatttttattatagttgaATGTTAGTTAGCTCAATAGTATGTGTGTAGATTTAATATCTTATGCATTGTCAACTAattgtgtttaaaataataattgactttTTGAATAGATTTGAagttaaattacatttaaagaATTACGCTTatgaaactattttttaatgcaatttttATATTCCAATTTGCATGTAATTTTATCAATGGTAAATTTTATTGATGTTGACTAAAATGTATTTAGATATCTACCTAGTTTAAGAATATCTCAGTAATATTTTAAGCTTATTCAAAAGTACTTGGATAAATAATActagataattattatataaaatcaaaatatgtcAGCTATACAAAGGAAAAAGTTGGCCAAATATTCTAATAGAATTTTTCtgttatatctatatatctgtCGAAACAGTCCCCCTGAACAATACTTGCGGagtgtttcgatttttttaatgagaagTATATTATGGTGgtcataaattaaaactttagaaAGTATGAATGAGAATaagatcaataaaaaataatttaccaaaagtATTAACtatgctatatatatatatactactaTAACTAGTAATTTAGGAAATTAGGTACAACAACATTAACTTCAAATAGTTTTTTACTCCATATTGGGTGTAAGGTTATTTCTGTAATCATATTTCAAATTACTAAAATGGATATTCATATGGAGTTATTGTGGCCTCATTTCTTATTGAGTTAAATTTATCTTGATGTGTAGTTGTAAGATAGCTGTTAGATATTAATATGTTGCCTAATTTCACTGTAAGTTTcctaaatagtaaaatatttgtatgatcttattttaatatgtttatatCTCAATTTACTCTTAACTAAAGTTAAGGCACAAAATACTTTACCTAATATCAATTTCTCCTGTCATTACTTTCATGTTCTGTTTTATTTCCTTTCCTATTTCTTCTGAATGTACTTTACTTCTCCGTCCATTGCAATGGTATGGTTATACATGAATCAAATAGATGTAAAACTGCCTTTGCTTATCAATATCTTGGTATagatttattgaaaattgaaaagaaaAGCATTTTTGGCTCATAAAAAAACTGTATAGACATTCTCAAACACAATGGAGCTGTTACTGGTGTTTTAAGTGTTCTATTAGTGCTTTTCTCCGTCCATATAATCTTTTGGCTGTAACTTGTCCTTCTAATTAAATGGACTTGTAATTTTTGGTAtcttgtaaattaataaaattaaatatgtattaatcaACTTGTAATATTTGATATGCAATTTCTGTATGTCAATAAACTAGTGTATGGTTGGAAGGGTGGAACTGAgcctatattttgttatttagttaAGAATAAagttacatattaaaatatgtaactagtaataatttgtaaaattaatatagctatttaattacaaattattattattaaaatgacaaAACATGTATTGAGACTTTTTTCAATTTCAGAAAATTAAATACAGTCTCCTATAATTGTTCTCCTAAAACTTTCACATACCATTATTGGCAATTATTGTCCCATGAAAAAATGTACCATGTAtgagtaggtatttatattaaactgtATATTGCATGTTTCGATTTATTAGAGACAAAGTTTACAAAAGGAatcctaaaattattattttatattttttctaaaccCAGCTTATAAAGcattaaaagaagaaaattatttttatcaaatattagATAAGCAAAAACTGTTTCTGTCTCCAATAGTTAATTAGAATGTTGGCCATGTCatagtataatttttatgtttagtaTTACattaaaggaaataaataaataaattaccttgcaattaatattttttatttaaaaaaccaaaACTATTATTTATGTCCAATAATCATATCATACccacaatttttatttgtaccCAAATTGTAgcttatttcataattatacacaATTATCATAAAGTTGGAGACTAGGGTTGCTGGAACCAATTGCAATAATTGGTTCCAGCAACCCTAGTCTCAATAACATGACATAGGTTCCACTTGAATTTTCACATCACAATTGGTTTAGTCCTACCTATGCACAGCCTAATAGAAATAGGGTGTCATGCTAGGCTTAGGTAGGTCGTCATGCCAGTAGCTAGCCAGTAGCTAGCATCATACGAGTACTAGTTCTTAACTAAtagataattttgttttcatcttttatttatatgtccttttttaaattttgaacaataataatacaaaacacttctGTATTCTCtcatttctgtatttttttttacttttcacgtcttttttttaaattttatcaatgtcaatataaaaatataatacaaaacactattaaaaatttataaaaaaaaaataaacccccCCGCTgagggacatttgagtgccccaGCAACCGGCAGTCAAGGCTCCAGAGTGAAGAACCTccttacaatacgcgccgtctcaagaatcactgccttctgtatccaactTTTGATCctacagttaagtgaaagcttcttatgatgttggttgaagctttttggtataagaccattgactgaaacaactatcggaacaataaaagttgactcaacattccataTGGCGGTAATTTTGTGAGCAGTAAAGAACCAGGTAttatgatactttttcctttttggTTTTAACCAGATTAATggatcaattttattattatgacatGATTGTTTGTTATATTGGAAATCTAATAAGACCATAGATATATCTATGGATAAGACAATCCAAAGTTACCAgaatttttctattaaaatggGTAGAATCTGACAAAGTACaatatgcgaaaatataaataggggttgaaaatcacatctcaaaaacagctgaactgattttgccaattctttttttagaatatttcttGAAGTATGACAATGGTTTTTAGGgggagtttatttgttttttttagggGTAGGGAggaagcgcacataagtcaaagtgaagcttgactggTTTTTAATACAAATGTCAATCAAAGTTTCTCATCCCacattaacttaaaaattaaaataatacatctaactcaaaataattgtataatatataataattgtagatgtcatataaatataaaaataaccttaaaccaataatataataacaatctGCAGGAAATTATTTTGCCatagcatattaataataatgaaaattaactgTGTTTATGATGCCCACATGTAGAAATAAATATCCTGCCAATGGCTTAGATATTGTATTATTGGGCCACAAATAAATGACATCATTGGTATTTTACTGGATGCTGATTGCAATGTTTCCTCAATCACACGTTGAGAGTAGCCATTATACATTGGACTACGTAACAAGTACAATACAAGTCCAAGTTTTCTCCTACTTATTTCTAATCTCTGTTCATGAGATAAGACTTTAAATTGCTGATTGTAAAGTCTAAAACTCATCAAATCAATGCCAAGGGCAACAAGCCACTGCTTCCAAGACTTTGTACCAAATAGTCTCATTGCTGCTAGGTGGATTACTGGCTTCAGAATATGCAATAGCTCTGCCTGCATTAAATCTTTGATATCAATGTTCATTGGTAGATCATCTTTGGCATTTATAGGCTCCCAGTCACGTAATGCAATGGGTGGTGCACCATCAACACGGCGCAGAACTCGACCTGATCTTCTTAATGTAAAAAATGAATTGGACTTATTGTCAGTGTCTATACCCTCTATAATCTTTTTTCTTTGTAATGTAGGTACTGGTGGATGTTGTATAGGCAGTTCCTTGAATCGATAAAGCAAAATGATAGCTGAAGAGCATTTGAAGATCTGCAGAAATGTCGCCACAGTCCATTTACCTTTGTTTCCCCATCGGTTCTTTACAACAAGCTCAACAAAAACTTCACAGTAATGTATAATTGTTAACAACAACTTTATTTGTTGTTGAAGGCCATAATGTTGTATATCATTGCCGTAAGCCTCTTGAATAATACGATCATTAAATAAAGATAGTAGTTTCGACAACGAATACACTAGTTCTGAAATAATTGgtgacttgtttattttgccaGCAACAAAATATGAAGACCAAGTTACAACTGTTTCAACATCAGTCACCACTCCTGGATTACTAATAACCCATCGTCTGTACATGGAATATATATCAGTAATGTTGAGCTTTTTATCCATTTTTCCAAATAATATTACAGTAGAGTAGAAGATTAGGTAAAAAGTTTCCCTTTCGATAAAGAACTCACATAGAACCTAAGAAATAGGGTATCTTCTACAAATAAGGAATGATTATTAATAAGATATGAAATAACTGAAAAATACTGATTTCCACTATCTTCCGGGTAAAGTGCATCACCGTCACCgactacaaaattacaaatgtcaacaAATGTCAAATGAATGCTTGGAAAAATGAGAATAATTCGATTTCTGCGATCCCCATTGACGTTTCCTGTATTGCCATTTTTTAATGAATCTAAAATAGTGTTGTGACAAAGAGAACGAACATGACTTACTCATTATGTTCTAAACCAAATTAGTATGTAACtgataattattaagtaatttccTAATCTATGgcttgataataaataaataaaatttaatttgactaataactgagataaatacaattaaattaatgcttttaattaataaaacaggtTTTTATAGTATGTTAGTTGTAGCGGAAGTAAGTTACCTCtttcagtattattttattacaaaattattttcgaATGAAAGAAAAAACTCAATAGGTAGTAGGGTAAACCAGATAGGAATATTCTagaaaaagtcttcaaaggcattaacgaCCTCATTAGCAGTGTTTACCTTTCTATCATTGACAATTTAATCCAATATTCATATCACATTGTTTAATTTTGCccgattatttattatgtttcagGTGGTATGTAAGTACTTTGTTCTCAGACACAATTATTCTCTCTATAATGTataatgattttgcaagaatacaaacacgtttaaaattttttgaataactTTTAACATATTCTAAATAAGtcgcgtttgattatattgtttttcctcgtacaactcgtacaattttTCTCTACTTTTCTAAATgtctacagtagcccattcgctaaaagACACAGTCCCAAAATgggactttattatttaaaatttataagcaggtcgatagtatttttcaCGGATAGAGGATACAAATTACTGATTACtgatgagaaaataattttcagaattattggaacccgcattaattaggcaaaagtactactactatatattaaacatagacaatacagtaaaagtgttcaaacaGCCAATAAAAGCACTTGGAaatgaattcatatccggtgtaagctgtcaatgtcatgtaatattgtcaaatgtcaatgtgtaagacacaagttaaaaagaatcATATACAGAGAAACATGAAACATAAAAATCCTTATATTGCTTTTAGGCACCATAACCGAACGCTAGTACGcaaagatcactgacaatctgtcagggtgcagtgttaccaactctccaaaatatttatccctaaagttggtgtcaaaaacccctaaaatcgccttaattattgagttgtccccctaaaaaatataaattcataataatttagaaataatatgctgtcatatgtttcaaaagtctatatttaatacagacaaaatactacgtctttatctgaagattcagattttttgaaatcatacatgttgacaatgaataaatttaccaattttttttattcgatgaaaattgcctccaattaCCTcggagtggttgtagaataacgtattatatgtagTTATAAGTCGCTaagccaagaaagaaatattaaaattatcatcaatttaaaaatattaaagagtcaaaaaatccctgaaaatacccctaaaaagatcccatttcacttatttgccccctaaatctggggggaaaacccctaagttgggaaccctgtcaGGGTGTAAGTTACAaacatgttgccatgataaaaattcttaattaatgttgtcagctaatgaaaaaaatacaatttatttaattatgttaaaaaaatgcgggttccgttttttttgtattttgggttttaagccctatattttatgttcttttatgataaaaataatttgttctgcttagttgacactcggaataaaggcccagcctccatacaaaattgggacatgtcctttaatttttggctagcattaatgcgtcagtgttataattttactaaactccAGAACAACCagcattattatttatctttaacgTATGAttctagttgacatatacgaaattgagattctacgtAACAAATATCATCTAGTGCCTATTGGTGGAAATCATACaggtaggtagatgacatttctcaattgatttgatgtttattttaataggttgattattatcaacccaataaaacaaacaacaatacccctaccctacgtctaccctatgtctaccctaccctacccctaccctatctccACCCTACTCCAACCTTACTCCTCCTACTCTatgcctaccctacccctaccctatctccACCCTACTCCAACCTTACTCTTCCTACTCTatgcctaccctacccctaccctatacatattaaaattcaagttattacgaatcgtttgtatgggagtataattttttttcagtctttttaaatttttctcgccgtaaaaaccatcctagaacttcaacgaacattaaaaataaatcctcTTTGAGAGGGAATGAACTGAGGCactattatttacctactagcggatgcccgcgacttcgtctgcgtgaaactcgatgtaaacttacccaaagatttggccaaattggtccaggcgttgttgagttatgcgcttaccaacacattttgcgattcatttttatattatagatacatAACAGGACATCACtgtgacaataaatatggtatcattattttacaaagtgacattagcttctgtcagaaaattcgcaggatTAATGATTTTACACACGTAAACCAAGTTTACGAGTAtactaaggcctagttcggactactttagtattttagtcgagtacaaacgatttttgggcggtattATTagaattgttcgtactcgactaaaatactaaagtagtctataCGGCCCATTACAGACTATAACTTTTTAAGAGCTTCATGTTCATTCACTTTCTTAAATCATTGGTTTGGTGTTCATGTTCATTCTTTATTTGACGTCTGTgtattcattttcattcatGTACGCGATTTCACTGTGAAAAGTAATGTGTCCGCTATTTACTAAATAAAGAAAGCTTTCAGTTCTATTAATCTCGGTAAATAATTTCTTACGTACAGTCGTTTACAACAGATTGTGATTTAACTTAACGCATTGAGATGGATCCACTAGCTCAAATTGAATTTAGTGGCGCTCGGCACACAATGAAGGCTGACTTGCCACCTCTCGGTTCTCCTGTAGTTGAGAGAGATAAAAAGACACTATTCTGGATGAGTGGTGTACTAGAGTGCTTTTCGACCGTTTGGGCACTTTTTAAAACTGGTGAATACGAAGAATCTCAAGGTAAAATCTTGTTGTcctatattacattatatatattacgTAAAATTCCCGGGGCTCATACCGTTCAAGGATGCAATCGCAGGGACGCATTCAAGGTCGATGCGCTACGCAGGTTTTGGGAGAGGAAGGGGGAGGCATtgattttcatgtaaatataCTGCACAGCTATGTATGACACGCGCTTGCATTATTGATCTTATTGACGCCTTTCTATTCTAGCTATTTATTTACGTCTTCTTATTcatgctttttattttagtattatatcTAAGTAAATTGTTCATTTGTAGGTTTGGAATTGTAAACACTTAATTATAACAGTGCAACATTGAAATATAATCTGAAAAGGTCATGTCAGGAGTCACTAGGCTATGTGgtgaattataataaaatgacatttatgtaaactgtaatataatatttaaaagcttataaatattgtaaagcaGAGTTAGTTTGCTTGGTTGttgtaatctcaggaactactggtctggtTTTATATGAtagaaatgtaacttaaattaatgaatttaccTAACTTCAAGACAACTTAATGACAACCTCTCTGGTGCAGATTGATTTAAAGTACAGTCAGTTTaggttttcatattttctaattGGTCTCAGGTCACTACTGGTAAGTTTCTGctgtggctacttaccaccctaccggcaaagacactGTTAAGCGATTTATTGTTCTGGTAAAAtgctgcgtagaaaccgtcaggtGTGTCTGTGGATAGAATAAACttatacctcttccaagttagcctgcttccaattaagactgcattgtcacttaacaataggtgagattgcagtcaagggctaacttatcatTGAATATAAAATCATGATTGGAATCAATAAATCTATTTTTTGTAGCTGTCATGGATTGTTGGCAAAATGGACTGACACTCACTCTATGCGATTACTGTTATTTGATTGGCTAGCGATTTTAGCTTTGCGATTTTGGCTCTGCAAACTAtgggtattttattatattggaTTCCTAGAAAGGAATTTGATTATGCTCCTAAAGGCAATTTCTTTGATGTACactactagcagacacccgcgacttagtccgttCTTAGACTTTCTTAATAATTACCTGTCGCAAAatttgttatcatcatcatcatcatttaatatatatattcaaCATATTTCCCTGTGTTTTGTGAGAGGTTTACTGTTGATCTCCCTAAACTATTTATTGCTTTTGCTTAAATTTAACATCTCAAGTAGATTGAAGCAGGTATATttgtgtatataataatatgtcatgtatgtaataataatatgcaatGTTTTCTATGTATACTCAGAGatacaattatccgcccactttaatatgacgcgagtattataaagagggcagataattgtgcctctgagtatataataatttatacccttcctattttttgtctgttgtTGTAATCACAATATACCTATTTCACTTTTTGATGTAAATATGCCCCTTCCAACTATGTAGAGAGCCAGCTAGGACCATTTtcattgcattttttttgtacataaaaatgcaattaaaaaattgaattcACCCTATAACTGTTGAGCtattataacttttaaaaaatgttataatgtttgtgaataaatattatctgcTTTTTATTTCTAGCagctaaagtgtttttaaatatcttcaatattatCTTATATAAATCAATAGCTTAACTAACTTCTGTTACATTGCTATGTAAAGGCCAGGTCTTTCATAGCGGAggtgaataaaattatataaacattgtttcatttaatttactgtgctataatttaattaaaaaaatattaaggtttaTGGTTTTTGGTTGATTTGTTTACAGAAAATGATTGGGAGGTTCCCTTTGAACTAATCACCGACCTGGTATACTTGGGCTCTGGAGCTCAAGGAGTTGTATTCGGAGGATCTTTTAGAGGTGAAATGGTAGCGGTCAAGAAGTTGAGAGACAAAAACGAAGCAAACATTAAACACCTCAGGAAACTAAACCATGAAAATATAGGTATGATAAGCAGCATAAATGTATATTGTGTATTAATGACTTGATTTCcattattgtatatatttttctcATTGCAGTTCGCTTCCGTGGAGTTTGCACTGTATCTCAGTTTCATTGCCTTGTTATGGAGTATTGCCAATATGGTCCACTGTTTGATTTTCTTCATAGTGGTGTTACGTTCAACCCCAAGCAAATAGTACGATGGGCACGAGATATTGCTCTCGGCATGAGTTACCTCCACACTCATAAGATTATACATAGGGATCTTAAAAGTCCCAAGTAAGTTACTATGATATATATTGtatcaatacataataatatttacaataatttctgctgtacataataataatactgatAATGTTAACCTTTTTAGTGTTTTGATTGCTGATAACCTTGTAGTCAAAGTCAGCGACTTTGGAACAAGTCGAGAATGGAATGATGTCAGTGCAATCATGAGTTTTACTGGCACTGTGGCATGGATGGCTCCAGAAGTTATACGTCATGAGCCATGCTCTGAAAGAGTTGACGTTTGGTCTTATGGTGTGGTACTATGGGAGCTTCTTACACAAGAAGTTCCATACAAGAATCTAGAGACACATGCTATAATGTGGGGGGTGGGAACTGATACAATTGCACTTCCAGTGCCATCAACATGCCCAAGTAGCATACAACTATTACTCAATCAATGCTGGAATAGAGTGCCTCGCAGCaggtaacaaaattaaatacaatttatttttaaaacaaataaagtaaCAAAGTTTCTAACATTTACAACCATCAATATAATTTGCTTTTCTTTCTTCAGGCCACCTTTCAAAATAATCGCTGCACATTTAGACATGGCTGGTGAGGAGCTGTGTTCAATGGACCAAGAATCTTTTAATAAAACACAAGCAGTTTGGCGCCAAGAGGTGCACAGCAGCATGGACAGATTATATTCTAagttagttatatatatttagttagttagttatatatagttagttacattatatatatttatttttaaaactcttatgacatttatttgaattcttttaataataattttgtttccgTAGGATCAAAAAACCAGCACCTCAAGATGCGATCGCACAACGCCGTGAAGATTTGAAGCATGCTCGTGACGTACGCTACGTGTATGAGCAACAGCTCTCCC
This genomic interval from Bicyclus anynana chromosome Z, ilBicAnyn1.1, whole genome shotgun sequence contains the following:
- the LOC112045842 gene encoding mitogen-activated protein kinase kinase kinase 12; its protein translation is MDPLAQIEFSGARHTMKADLPPLGSPVVERDKKTLFWMSGVLECFSTVWALFKTGEYEESQENDWEVPFELITDLVYLGSGAQGVVFGGSFRGEMVAVKKLRDKNEANIKHLRKLNHENIVRFRGVCTVSQFHCLVMEYCQYGPLFDFLHSGVTFNPKQIVRWARDIALGMSYLHTHKIIHRDLKSPNVLIADNLVVKVSDFGTSREWNDVSAIMSFTGTVAWMAPEVIRHEPCSERVDVWSYGVVLWELLTQEVPYKNLETHAIMWGVGTDTIALPVPSTCPSSIQLLLNQCWNRVPRSRPPFKIIAAHLDMAGEELCSMDQESFNKTQAVWRQEVHSSMDRLYSKIKKPAPQDAIAQRREDLKHARDVRYVYEQQLSRANELYMEVCTVRLQLEQRERIIAEKEIALNGCRCGIRKNFKYFNRQISSSSDGVKGAITTVVDSRRRKKKHAMNNPAQMVVNYVEDKPNEGHTVVAAVDECVSCVCNEESIQNNNVPTVQSIKDTIIEDNGNIIVKETGSNIEIPLNDNYVPDLAHV
- the LOC112045867 gene encoding peroxisomal membrane protein PEX16; this translates as MDKKLNITDIYSMYRRWVISNPGVVTDVETVVTWSSYFVAGKINKSPIISELVYSLSKLLSLFNDRIIQEAYGNDIQHYGLQQQIKLLLTIIHYCEVFVELVVKNRWGNKGKWTVATFLQIFKCSSAIILLYRFKELPIQHPPVPTLQRKKIIEGIDTDNKSNSFFTLRRSGRVLRRVDGAPPIALRDWEPINAKDDLPMNIDIKDLMQAELLHILKPVIHLAAMRLFGTKSWKQWLVALGIDLMSFRLYNQQFKVLSHEQRLEISRRKLGLVLYLLRSPMYNGYSQRVIEETLQSASSKIPMMSFICGPIIQYLSHWQDIYFYMWAS